From a region of the Lactuca sativa cultivar Salinas chromosome 4, Lsat_Salinas_v11, whole genome shotgun sequence genome:
- the LOC111877132 gene encoding uncharacterized protein LOC111877132, protein MDKKKVAVPLVCHGHSRPVVDLFYSPITPDGFFLISASKDSTPMLRNGETGDWIGTFEGHKGAVWSCCLDTNALRAASASADFSAKLWDALTGDVLHSFDHKHIVRACSFSEDTHYLLTGGFEKMLRIFDLNRPDAPPREFVDSPGSVRTVAWLHSDQTILSSCSDSGGVRLWDVRSGKIVHTLETKASVTSAEVSKDGRYITTADGSSVKFWDANHFGLVKSYEMPCNVESASLEPKFGDKFIAGGEDMWIRLFDFNTGEEIGINKGHHGPVHCVRFSPGGESYASGSEDGTIRIWQTMPLTMNQNQKEKENSVPNGPSTTKEVVNKPITAAEIGTKLEDLKLGKPTTTTK, encoded by the exons ATGGATAAGAAGAAGGTCGCAGTTCCTCTCGTATGCCATGGGCATTCTCGGCCAGTAGTTGATTTGTTCTATAGCCCGATCACTCCAGATGGGTTTTTCCTTATCAGTGCCAGCAAAG ATTCGACTCCTATGCTTAGAAATGGAGAAACTGGAGACTGGATAGGAACCTTTGAAGGGCATAAAGGTGCAGTATGGAGTTGCTGTCTTGATACTAATGCTCTACGTGCTGCATCAGCATCTGCTGATTTTTCAGC GAAATTATGGGATGCATTAACTGGAGATGTGCTGCATTCATTTGACCACAAGCATATTGTTCGAGCATGTTCTTTTTCAGAG GATACACATTATCTTCTGACTGGTGGATTTGAGAAAATGCTTCGTATATTTGATTTAAATCGACCAGATGCCCCTCCAAGAGAATTTGTAGATTCACCAGGTTCTGTGAGGACTGTTGCATGGCTCCATAGTGACCAAACAATATTAAGTTCTTGCTCTGATTCTGGTGGTGTAAG GCTTTGGGATGTGAGAAGTGGGAAGATTGTTCATACTCTTGAAACAAAAGCATCTGTTACAAGTGCTGAAGTGAGTAAAGATGGTCGTTATATAACCACTGCAGATGGATCTTCTGTCAAGTTTTGGGATGCAAACCA TTTTGGATTGGTGAAAAGTTACGAAATGCCATGCAATGTGGAATCAGCATCATTGGAGCCAAAATTTGGTGACAAGTTTATTGCTGGAGGGGAAGACATGTGGATTCGACTATTTGACTTCAATACTGGCGAAGAAAttg GAATCAACAAGGGGCACCATGGTCCAGTCCATTGTGTGAGGTTTTCACCAGGGGGTGAATCATATGCATCTGGATCCGAAGATGGAACCATAAGAATATGGCAAACAATGCCTTTGACTATGAATCAGAATCAAAAGGAGAAAGAAAACTCTGTTCCAAATGGCCCATCAACCACCAAAGAGGTGGTGAACAAACCAATAACAGCCGCTGAAATTGGCACAAAATTGGAAGATTTGAAACTTGGGAAACCTACAACAACCACTAAGTAA
- the LOC111877131 gene encoding V-type proton ATPase subunit c''2 — MSGTAIVIGASSSWARALVKISPYTFSAIGIAISIGVSVLGAAWGIYITGSSLIGAAIKAPRITSKNLISVIFCEAVAIYGVIVAIILQTKLESVPASQTYAPESMRAGYAIFASGIIVGFANLVCGLCVGIIGSSCALSDAQNSSLFVKILVIEIFGSALGLFGVIVGIIMSAQATWPTNV, encoded by the exons ATGTCTGGAACTGCGATAGTGATAGGGGCATCAAGCTCATGGGCTCGGGCGTTGGTCAAGATTTCGCCCTATACGTTTTCGGCCATCGGAATCGCTATATCGATCGGCGTTTCTGTCCTTGGTGCTGCTTG GGGAATTTACATTACTGGAAGTAGTTTGATTGGTGCTGCCATTAAAGCCCCACGCATTACCTCCAAAAATCTAATCAG TGTAATTTTCTGTGAAGCTGTTGCTATATACGGAGTGATTGTAGCAATCATTCTTCAAACAAAACTGGAAAGTGTCCCAGCATCACAGACATATGCACCAGAATCCATGAGAGCAGGATACGCAATATTTGCCTCAGGAATCATCGTGGGCTTTGCAAATCTTGTGTGTGG GTTATGTGTTGGAATAATTGGAAGTAGCTGTGCTTTATCAGATGCACAAAACTCATCCCTTTTTGTGAAGATTTTGGTGATAGAAATATTTGGAAGTGCTCTTGGATTGTTTGGAGTAATCGTTGGGATTATAATGTCTGCTCAAGCAACATGGCCTACTAATGTGTGA